In Lujinxingia sediminis, the sequence CGAAGGCACCGGAGGTGACCTGCTTGAAATCCAGGCCCACGGGCATCTCGATGGCGGTGGAGAAGCGGTAGCGGCCCGGCTCAAGGCCTGTCGGGTTAAAGGAGGCCTCGCGCATAGCGCCGGGGTTGACGAGCACCGCCTCGCTGGAGTCATCGCAGCTGAGCCAGTCGGGCCGGGCGGTGGAGGGCTGCCATTCTCCATCGACCTCGATGTGCAGTGTGGCCCGGCAGAGGTCGACCTTCAGCGGGCGCTGAGCCTTGTTTTCCAGGCTGAGCACCAGGTTGCCCTCGGTGGTGGGGGCGGTGCTCAGGTTGACGGCCTGGAGCTCGGAGCGGGCGGTGCCGGTGTCCTGTTGTGGGGTGGCGCAGGCCATAAGGCCGCCCGTGAGCAGGGCGGTGGAGGCAAGAAGGGCGGTCAAAAGGGGGCGAGTTCGCATACACACTCCTTTAGAGAAGGGATGAGGGGGCAGGGAAAACACCTACATCAAGGCTAAAAAAAACGCCCGCCGCAGGTGCGGAGGGCGCTTAAAGAAGGCCCGTCGGGGAGCCTTGTCGACGACGATCAGCCTTCGAGAAAGGCGTTCATCTTGCCGAGCAGTCGCTCGATGTCGACCGGCTTGGTTTCAAAGTCGTCGCAGCCGATGTCGAGCGCTTTGGTGCGATCGCTCTCCAGGGCGTGGGCGGTCAGTGCGATGAGAGGGATCTTGGCGGTGGGAGCGTGGGCCTTGATCTGGCGGGTGGCTTCCCAGCCGTCCATCACCGGGAGGCTCAGATCCATCAGGATGAGATCGGGAGCTTCGCTGCGGCTCATGTTGACGGCTTCCTGACCATCGGTGGCCACGGCCACAGTAAAGCCGCGGCGCTGAAGGCGACGAGCCAACATGTCACGGTTCATTTCATTGTCTTCTACGAGGAGGATCTTCGCCATTGCGTTACTCTCGTTAAACGTGGTCGATGTCACTTTTCCTAAACTCATGAGGAGCACGCGAGCATATCAGGCACGAGTGTCGTCTGGCTCCCCGACATCGGGTGTCATCCGTGGGTGCTTTGCAGGTTCGCCGCCGGCGCGGGCGCTTCAACTTTCCAGCGCTCCACACCGTGGCGATCACCGACGTCGAACCGCTCTACCATTTCTCGCAGGGATTCCGAAAGGGTCGCAAGCTCGGATGCGGTTACGGTGACCTGTCGGATGCCTGCCACCGAGTTGGTGACCAGACGCGAGAGGTCTTCCATGGCGCGGTTAACCTCGCCGGTGTTCTCGCGCTGGTCCTGAGTAACCACCTTGATTTTTGTGGCAACCTCGGTGGTCTCTTCGGAACGATCGAGGCCTTCCTGGCAGGCCACCGCGGTGGTGCGGGCGCTGTCCTGGATATCGCCGACCAGGCCCTTGATGGCGCCGACCGACTCCATGGTGTTCTCGGCAAGGCGGCGCATCTCGTTGGCGACCAGCGCGAAGCCCTTGCCGGCCTCACCGGCGCGGGCCCCTTCCAGGCTGGCGTTAAGCGCCAGCAGGTCGGAGCGGTCGGCGATGCTTTTGATGAGCTTGAGGATCTCGGAGATGCGCTCGCTATGCTGATTGAGTTCCTGGATATGCGCGCCGATCTGGCGGTTTTTCTGGCAGGTGTCCTCGGCGGCGCGGGAGACCTGTCGGGCGCTGTCGGCGATGGCGTCCGACGAGTTGAAGAGGCCTTCGACGGTGAGCTGGGTCTGGCGGATCTTGGCGGCCTGGTGCTGGGCGGAGTTCTCGTGCTGGTGGAGCACCTGGAGCATCTCTTCGGTGGAGGTGGCCACGTGCAGGGCGCTGCGCATGATCTCCTCGACGACTTCACGCAGTCCGGTGACCATTTCGTTAAACACGTTGGTGAGGTCGCCGTCGCCTTCGACCTGACTTGTGAGGTCGCCGCCGGCGATCTGTCGGGCGCGCCCGGCCAGGTGCCGCAGGTTGCGCACCATCATTCCGAAGGAGTCACCAAGTTCGCCGGGGAGCTCCTCGTCGAGGGCCGGGTTGAAGAGCTGGTCGTTGGCGATGATGTAGGCTTTGACGGTGAGCCGGCGCAGCTGGTTGGTGAGCTGGGCGAAGCTGCGGTTGAGATCGCCCTGGCTGGCGCTGGCGGGTAGATCAACCGCCGAGAGCTGACCGGTTTCAAGGACCTTGCTCTGGAGCTGACGCACGCCGATGTAGCCGTTGGCAAGCTCGGTGGCCTCTTCGCTGAGCATGCGCAGCTGGGTGAGGAGCTGGTTGACGGCGGTGGCCATGCGGCCGACTTCGCCATCGAGGTTGAGCGTGAGGCGGGGCTGGGTGAGATCCCCCTGGGCCAGGCGTTCGACCGCGTCGATGACTTCCCCGTAGGGGCTGAGCACCGAGCGGGTGTAGGCGATCGAGGCCAGGCCGCCCAGCATGACCAGCGCGGCGGCGAGAAAGGCGCCCTGCGCCAGCGCGGCGCCCGCGCCGATGACGGCGACCCCGCCGATGACTCCAGCAATCTTTTTCCAACTGCTCATCTGGTGGTCCCTAAACGCAAGACTGCGATACAAAAACGCCCGACCCTCAAGCATTCTCGGTGGGCCGGGCAGTGCGGCCCGGAGCTCATCGCTGAGTTCCAGGCCGGCATTATGCAGCAGGTAAAGCTTTCAGTCGAGGCCACTGATGAAGCTGTCGATATGTGCCGCGGTTGAGGCGGGATCTTCGACCTGGAGGTAGTGACCGCTGCCGGGGAAGTACTCCACCACGCTGTCCTCGATCAGGTCGCCGACGGCGGCCTGAAGCAGGGCCGGGTTCATGAAGGGATCGTCGGAGACCAGGATGAGCGTCTCGGCATCGATTTTATGGAGCTTGTCGGCGAAGTCAGCGCCGGTCCAGGAGTCGAGCGCCTGGCGGATGGCCTGTGGTGAGACGCCCGCGGCATCTGCGGCCATCGCAGCAAAATCGTCGGGCTGAATATCCACGCTGGAGATCTGAATGATCAGCTCCTGGAGGGAGGCGTCGTAGGCCGCCGCCGCGAAGAGATCATAGCTCTCCTGAGGCAGGGGGAAGCCGGACGCGGGCACCGGCGACATCAAGATCAACCCTTCGATATCGTCGTCGTAGCTGGAGGCGTAGAGCTGGGCCAGGGCCCCGCCCATCGAGTGCCCGACGAGCACGAAGTCATCGGCATCGGCGTCATCAATCACCGCCTGCATGTCTTTGATGTAGTTGCGAAGCGAGTAGCCACCGTTGGGCATGCTGGAGAGCCCGCTGCCGCGAAGATCGGGTACGATCAGGCGGTAGTCCGGGCCGGCCAGCTCTTCAATGAGGTTGTCGTAGACCGCGCCGGAGACCATCCAGCCGTGCACGAGCACGACATCCTGATCGCCATCGCCGATGACGCGGTAAGCGATGTCTTTCTGATCCCTGGTACGCGCGTAGCGAAGCTCGGCTTCGTCCCCCAACGACTGCGCGATCTGCGTGTTGGTGTCGTCCGGGGCGGGCTGTTCCCCACAGCCCACGATGCCTGCCATCCCCACCACCATCGAGAGCGCTGCGATCTTCATCGTGTTCTTCATTGTCGTACTCCTTTGTAACCACATGAATCGACACTTAAATCAGGGGCACCAACGACGGGAAAACGTGTCGTCGGCGTTTCGCGTTGTACCGGATCAGACCATAGGACCTCGCGGCTCAAAGGGGATGAAGAGGGCCCCCCGCAGAGGGGGGGCCGGCGGGGTGCATCAGTAAAAATCGTTGAGGAGTGCGGCCAGCTCGCTGCTGCGCTCGACCTGGGGGTAGTGGCCAGCGCCGGAGACCACGGCGAAGGAGGCGTCGTTGATGGGCTCGACCACCGCCGCTTTGAGGAAGTCGTGGGGCAGGAAGGGATCGTCTGTGCCGACGACAAGGGTGGTGGCCTGAATCTTCGCAAGGCTTGCTTCGATGCCGCCGCCGGTCCAGCTCTCGTAGGACTGACGGACGCAGTCCGCGGGGATCGTCATGGCATCGTCGAGCAACTCTTCGAGCGCACCATCGGGAAGATCGAGGGTAGCCATGCCGAGAATCGCGTTGAGCATCTCGCGTTTTTCGCCGGCGTTTATGAAGAGCTCGTGGGCCTCGGGCGGAAGTTGCATGCCGGTGGCCGGGACGGTGTTGATCAGCGCGAGTTTTTTGACCTTCTCCGGGTAGGTCGCCGCGTAGAGCTGGGCAATCTGCCCGCCCATCGAGTGGCCCAGGAGGTTAAAGGAGGAGACGCCGGCGTGTTGCGAGATGGCGTCGAGGTCGGCGACGTAATCCTCAAGGCCATAGGTGGCGCAGGAGGCCGACTCGCCGGCACCGCGATGATCGGGGATGATCACGCGGAAGCGTGTGTCGAGGAGAGGGAGGAGTCGATTGAAGACCGCGCCGGAGACCATCCAGCCATGCACGAGCACGAGATCTTCGGAGCCCTCGCCATGGATGTGGTAGGCGAGGGTGCGGCCGTCTAGCTGAAGTATCTTCTTCATGGCGACTCCTGGTGTGTGGGGTGGTGGGGCTAGATGCGTACCTTGGTCGATGTGGTGCTCAGGCCGATGACGTCCATGACTTCGGTCATGACCTCTTCGATGGAGCGGACGTTTTTACTTAAGATGCGGGAGACCGAGCGGCGCAGTCGTGCCGTCTCGGCGGCGTCGAGGTCCATGGCGGTCACGACGACGATGGGGATGTCTCTCCAGCGAGGCTCCTGACGCATGAGCTCGGCGACCTCAAAGCCGTCCATCTCGGGCATCATCAGATCGAGGATGACCACATCGGGGCGCTCCTCATCGAGAAGCTCCAGGGCTTTGCGGCCGTTTTCGGCAGCCTCCACACGCCAGCCGGCGTTGCGGAGGTGTCGCGAGATCATCTCGCGGATGGCCGGCTCATCTTCGACGACCAGCGCGCTGGCCCCCTCCTCGGGGTGGAAGCGGGAGAGGGTCTTGAGCAGGCGATCGCGCTGGATGGGTTTGACGAGATAATCAGTGGCACCGAGCGCGAAGCCGATGTTGCGATCATCGATCATCGAGACCATGACCACCGGGATATGCTCCAGGCCAGACTGGGATTTGAGCGTGGAGAGAACGCTCCAGCCGTCGCGTCCGGGCATCATGACATCAAGGGTGATGACATCGGGAAGTTGCTCGCGGGCCAGCTCCAGGCCCTGGTCGCCGGAGTAGGCCGAGATGAGCTGGAAGCCGCGCGGGGCGAGGATGCGATGGATGAGCTCGTGGACGTTGGGGTCATCGTCGATGATGAGCACCCGGGGGCCGCGCGGGGCGTCGGGGGCGAGTGCGCCACGCTCGAAGTCGGGGCGCCAGACCACGTTGGAAGACTCGTTGAGGCCCGCCGGATCGGCCGAGGGGATCTTCACCCGGAAGGTGGTGCCCTCGCCGGGCTCACTCTCCACCTCAATGGTGCCGCCCATCATCTCGCAGAAACGTTTGCAGATGGTCAGGCCCAGTCCGGTGCCACCGTGGCGGCGAGTGGTGGACTCGTCGGCCTGGGTGAAGGGCTGGAAGAGGCGTTCGATCTTGTCGGAGGAGATCCCCATGCCGCTGTCGGTGACCTCCAGGCATACCCCGGCGCTGCCGTGAATGGTGGTCGGGGAGGTGACCAGGCGAATGGAGCCCTTGTCGGTGAATTTGACGGCGTTGCTCATGAGATTGAGCAGCACCTGCTTGAGCTTGGTGCGGTCGGCAACCAGATCGCCGTGGTAGTGATTGGCGAGCTCAATGTGGTTCTCGCTCTTTCGGGCCAGGGGATCGATGGTATCGACGA encodes:
- a CDS encoding response regulator, which codes for MAKILLVEDNEMNRDMLARRLQRRGFTVAVATDGQEAVNMSRSEAPDLILMDLSLPVMDGWEATRQIKAHAPTAKIPLIALTAHALESDRTKALDIGCDDFETKPVDIERLLGKMNAFLEG
- a CDS encoding methyl-accepting chemotaxis protein, with the protein product MSSWKKIAGVIGGVAVIGAGAALAQGAFLAAALVMLGGLASIAYTRSVLSPYGEVIDAVERLAQGDLTQPRLTLNLDGEVGRMATAVNQLLTQLRMLSEEATELANGYIGVRQLQSKVLETGQLSAVDLPASASQGDLNRSFAQLTNQLRRLTVKAYIIANDQLFNPALDEELPGELGDSFGMMVRNLRHLAGRARQIAGGDLTSQVEGDGDLTNVFNEMVTGLREVVEEIMRSALHVATSTEEMLQVLHQHENSAQHQAAKIRQTQLTVEGLFNSSDAIADSARQVSRAAEDTCQKNRQIGAHIQELNQHSERISEILKLIKSIADRSDLLALNASLEGARAGEAGKGFALVANEMRRLAENTMESVGAIKGLVGDIQDSARTTAVACQEGLDRSEETTEVATKIKVVTQDQRENTGEVNRAMEDLSRLVTNSVAGIRQVTVTASELATLSESLREMVERFDVGDRHGVERWKVEAPAPAANLQSTHG
- a CDS encoding alpha/beta fold hydrolase; this encodes MKNTMKIAALSMVVGMAGIVGCGEQPAPDDTNTQIAQSLGDEAELRYARTRDQKDIAYRVIGDGDQDVVLVHGWMVSGAVYDNLIEELAGPDYRLIVPDLRGSGLSSMPNGGYSLRNYIKDMQAVIDDADADDFVLVGHSMGGALAQLYASSYDDDIEGLILMSPVPASGFPLPQESYDLFAAAAYDASLQELIIQISSVDIQPDDFAAMAADAAGVSPQAIRQALDSWTGADFADKLHKIDAETLILVSDDPFMNPALLQAAVGDLIEDSVVEYFPGSGHYLQVEDPASTAAHIDSFISGLD
- a CDS encoding alpha/beta fold hydrolase, with the translated sequence MKKILQLDGRTLAYHIHGEGSEDLVLVHGWMVSGAVFNRLLPLLDTRFRVIIPDHRGAGESASCATYGLEDYVADLDAISQHAGVSSFNLLGHSMGGQIAQLYAATYPEKVKKLALINTVPATGMQLPPEAHELFINAGEKREMLNAILGMATLDLPDGALEELLDDAMTIPADCVRQSYESWTGGGIEASLAKIQATTLVVGTDDPFLPHDFLKAAVVEPINDASFAVVSGAGHYPQVERSSELAALLNDFY
- a CDS encoding PAS domain-containing hybrid sensor histidine kinase/response regulator, which translates into the protein MSDRDDATRISIPGPQGGDLPFATIVETINDGILVCRMDGEIVYANISMASMLGYEQNEMVGKTLFDFMTEEWAQRARDNLARRSEGVAEMFDHQFAHRNGGGLWSLVSAKPMREADGSQWGSLVAIQDISTRKEMEEELRQARDELERRVAERTEQLVEINARLQREVEERTEAEQRALEASRAKSAFLANMSHELRTPLNAVIGYTELIQEDLSHGIDALDLASVARDLSKVHASANHLLSLINDILDLSKVEAGKMELFNESFDLGHLVQEVVDTIDPLARKSENHIELANHYHGDLVADRTKLKQVLLNLMSNAVKFTDKGSIRLVTSPTTIHGSAGVCLEVTDSGMGISSDKIERLFQPFTQADESTTRRHGGTGLGLTICKRFCEMMGGTIEVESEPGEGTTFRVKIPSADPAGLNESSNVVWRPDFERGALAPDAPRGPRVLIIDDDPNVHELIHRILAPRGFQLISAYSGDQGLELAREQLPDVITLDVMMPGRDGWSVLSTLKSQSGLEHIPVVMVSMIDDRNIGFALGATDYLVKPIQRDRLLKTLSRFHPEEGASALVVEDEPAIREMISRHLRNAGWRVEAAENGRKALELLDEERPDVVILDLMMPEMDGFEVAELMRQEPRWRDIPIVVVTAMDLDAAETARLRRSVSRILSKNVRSIEEVMTEVMDVIGLSTTSTKVRI